One window of the Nothobranchius furzeri strain GRZ-AD chromosome 3, NfurGRZ-RIMD1, whole genome shotgun sequence genome contains the following:
- the tarbp2 gene encoding RISC-loading complex subunit tarbp2 produces the protein MNDETASDSWKRNSGDSSIEQMLAVNPGKTPISLLQEYGTRIGKTPVYDLLKAEGQAHQPNFTFRVSVGEISCTGQGPSKKAAKHKAAEAALKMLKGSLGDPAGVAVGEDVFIEVDVSIDGDCSQSEMKTSSSSQQSECNPVGALQELVVQKGWRLPEYTVTQESGPAHRKEFTMTCRVERFVEIGSGTSKKLAKRNAAAKMLSRIHDVPVDLRSSNEADAEEDTFNLHMGSRAESGKSKSFSCTWDSLRNSAGEKILQLRSHPLGMPAGSNFCSLLSDLSVEQRFDVSYLDLEERSLSGRCQCLVELSTQPITVCHGFAPNVEAARAHAAHNALQYLKIMAGGK, from the exons ATGAACGACGAGACAGCTTCGGATAGCTGGAAGAGAAACTCCGGGGACTccag TATTGAGCAAATGCTGGCTGTGAATCCTGGAAAGACGCCCATCAGTCTGCTGCAGGAGTATGGAACGCGGATAGGCAAAACCCCAGTGTACGACCTGCTGAAGGCGGAGGGACAGGCCCACCAGCCCAACTTCACATTCCGCGTCTCCGTCGGAGAGATCAGCTGCACCGGCCAAGGGCCCAGCAAGAAGGCAGCTAAGCACAAAGCAGCTGAGGCTGCTCTGAAGATGCTCAAAGGAAGCCTCGGAGATCCAGCTGGAGTCGCTGTCGGAGAAGACGTGTTTATCGAGGTTGATGTGTCTATTGACGGAGACTG CTCTCAGTCAGAGATGAAGACTTCCAGCAGTTCTCAACAGTCGGAATGTAACCCCGTTGGGGCGCTGCAG GAGTTGGTGGTGCAGAAAGGATGGCGTTTGCCAGAGTACACGGTCACTCAGGAGTCGGGTCCAGCACATCGAAAAGAGTTTACCATGACCTGCAGAGTGGAGAGATTTGTAGAAATTG GAAGTGGCACATCTAAGAAGTTAGCCAAGAGGAATGCAGCCGCTAAGATGCTCTCACGGATCCACGACGTTCCAGTGGACCTGAGGAGCAGCAACGAGGCAGATGCAGAAGAAGATACCTTCAATTTG CACATGGGCAGCAGAGCGGAGTCGGGTAAAAGCAAAAGTTTCAGCTGCACCTGGGATTCTCTGCGTAACTCTGCTGGAGAGAAGATCCTGCAGCTCCGCAGCCACCCTCTGGGAATGCCAGCTGGCTCCAACTTCTGCTCGTTGCTGAGCGACCTGTCCGTGGAGCAGCGCTTTGATGTCAGTTACCTCGACCTCG aGGAGCGCAGCCTCAGCGGCCGCTGTCAGTGTCTGGTGGAGCTGTCCACACAACCCATCACTGTGTGTCATGGCTTTGCTCCGAACGTAGAAGCTGCTCGAGCCCACGCGGCTCACAATGCACTGCAGTACCTTAAAATCATGGCAGGAGGAAAATGA
- the tespa1 gene encoding protein ITPRID2, whose protein sequence is MESSLSTVKRRAWINSCRQWSTLEDADGLLNLPSASVADDDVFSDGGFTGKIESWLLDCGSDVCPENSHQLSFESVLQGNNLADDLSLGADASIVYGSHVPPEAGKQLSRFSSSTPCQRLCPPSLNLGHSMASSCLSTFSRKTVSSVSEVLELCSEDAEETLYELGFGSEEPQVTVRIPPRFLTFPSQAQGINFRLFLDAQIRRIREEDPSLSLASRFRQVQVLTAMANAFYSLYSHVSRTPLQKLETPECHISSPMERIERFRTSIRSEPRSPVERLKDTVNKMCLYTGSPRGSESTSPQPSPKKRPSLSEFGDVALKTKTGFKLDLEELDRGGSVVDFKQITDGRKLEEAQQIVADAGNNQKDTDICRVKMLGSKQTDNAIGGKCVRQTDLKKVSQHVRTSLESSLSGETVIETDHLLPSRLQDQDSCLDQSKTRTAKINPVDKVTCDLICPQIIESVHPVPFCCQNTHDTESLLHITSVGESSDTTFPDSPKLHTHTLISEPSGTPSQVDASRSLPVLEPDGSCAHYCITVTSTEGEDVSLSSVNTADIHSTSPFSSRQTSDESFDERERWYLNPTAHRGLDKFSRNQRQVNSFELEEVHSAGEDDVGQLEAISTASSPSFKKDSHKGEVVRGDSVQSDSSGYADEEVCSLTERHNR, encoded by the exons ATGGAGAGCTCGTTGTCCACGGTAAAGCGGCGAGCCTGGATCAACAGCTGCAGACAGTGGTCCACATTAGAGGATGCCGACGGACTGCTCAACCTTCCATCAGCCTCGGTGGCGGACGACGATGTTTTTTCTGACG GAGGTTTCACTGGAAAGATTGAGAGCTGGCTTCTTGATTGTGG ATCAGATGTCTGCCCAGAAAACAGCCATCAGCTCAGTTTTG AGTCTGTTCTGCAGGGCAACAACTTAGCTGATGACCTGAGTCTTGGTGCtgatg CCTCTATTGTATATGGGAGCCACGTTCCACCTGAAGCTGG AAAACAGTTAAGCAGGTTCAGCAGCAG TACGCCTTGCCAGAGACTATGTCCACCGTCGCTGAACCTGGGCCACAGCATGGCCTCTAGCTGCCTGTCCACTTTCTCACGGAAAACTGTGTCAAG TGTGTCTGAAGTTTTGGAGTTGTGTTCAGAGGATGCTGAGGAGACTCTTTACGAGTTGGGTTTTGGTAGTGAAGAGCCCCAGGTCACTGTGCGCATCCCTCCTCGATTCCTCACCTTTCCATCTCAGGCTCAGGGCATCAACTTCCGCCTCTTCCTGGACGCTCAGATACGACGGATACGAGAGGAAGACCCCAGCCTTTCTCTTGCCA GTCGTTTCAGACAAGTGCAAGTGCTAACAGCCATGGCCAATGCTTTCTATTCCCTCTACTCCCACGTGTCCCGCACTCCCCTCCAGAAGCTGGAGACTCCAGAGTGTCACATCTCATCTCCTATGGAGAGAATTGAACGGTTCAGGACCAGCATTCGGAGCGAGCCGCGCTCTCCTGTGGAGAGGCTGAAGGACACCGTCAACAAGATGTGCCTCTACACCGGCTCACCCCGTGGGTCAGAATCCACATCTCCACAGCCCTCGCCCAAGAAGAGACCCAGTCTCTCTGAATTTGGAGATGTAGCCCTTAAAACCAAGACTGGTTTTAAGCTGGACTTGGAGGAACTGGATCGGGGCGGTTCAGTGGTGGATTTTAAGCAGATAACAGATGGTAGGAAACTGGAGGAAGCACAGCAGATTGTTGCTGATGCGGGCAATAATCAGAAGGACACTGACATCTGTCGTGTGAAGATGCTGGGCAGCAAACAAACAGATAATGCTATCGGTGGAAAGTGTGTCAGGCAAACTGATCTCAAAAAAGTTAGTCAACATGTAAGAACATCTCTAGAGTCTTCGTTATCAGGAGAAACTGTGATAGAAACAGACCATCTGCTGCCCTCACGTCTGCAAGATCAGGACTCGTGTTTGGATCAAAGTAAGACAAGGACAGCTAAGATAAACCCTGTtgacaaagttacatgtgatctaATCTGCCCGCAAATAATCGAGAGCGTACATCCAGTGCCGTTCTGCTGTCAGAACACACACGATACGGAGAGCTTGCTTCATATCACCTCTGTGGGAGAAAGCTCAGATACAACCTTTCCTGATTCGCCcaaacttcacacacacactctcatctCTGAGCCCAGTGGAACGCCTTCACAGGTGGATGCTTCCAGATCACTTCCTGTCCTGGAGCCCGATGGCAGCTGCGCTCATTATTGCATCACTGTGACTAGCACGGAGGGGGAAGATGTGTCTTTGAGTTCAGTGAACACAGCAGATATCCACTCTACTTCGCCCTTTTCATCCAGGCAGACGTCCGACGAGTCATTtgacgagagagagagatggtATCTAAACCCGACGGCGCATCGAGGCCTGGACAAATTCTCCAGAAACCAGCGGCAGGTCAACTCATTTGAACTGGAGGAG GTTCACAGTGCAGGAGAAGATGATGTTGGACAATTAGAAGCTATAAGCACAGCCAGCTCACCGTCATTCAAAAAAGATTCACACaaag GTGAGGTGGTCCGGGGTGACAGCGTGCAGTCTGACAGCAGTGGCTACGCGGATGAAGAAGTCTGCTCTTTAACAGAAAGACACAACAGATGA